The following coding sequences lie in one Paenibacillus durus ATCC 35681 genomic window:
- a CDS encoding VOC family protein, whose protein sequence is MNLSMNWIMLRVRDLEASLNFYHEILKLPVQRRFESRGRQIAMLGAEGQPKIELIQGSESVLKPESGVSIGFEVESLDEAMEYLKSEGIPIVRGPVAPNPHLRFFYVLDPDGFEVQLVEHSDKELS, encoded by the coding sequence ATGAATTTGAGCATGAATTGGATTATGCTCCGGGTGCGCGATCTGGAGGCGTCCCTGAACTTCTATCACGAGATTCTCAAACTCCCGGTTCAGCGCAGATTCGAGAGCAGAGGCAGGCAAATCGCCATGTTGGGAGCAGAAGGGCAGCCGAAAATTGAGCTGATTCAGGGCAGCGAATCGGTACTGAAGCCGGAATCCGGCGTGTCTATTGGTTTTGAGGTGGAGTCCCTGGATGAGGCAATGGAATACCTAAAGAGCGAGGGCATCCCGATTGTCCGCGGGCCGGTCGCGCCCAATCCACATCTGCGTTTCTTTTATGTCTTGGACCCGGACGGCTTTGAAGTGCAGCTGGTGGAGCATAGCGATAAGGAGCTTAGCTAG